From Trichoderma atroviride chromosome 1, complete sequence, one genomic window encodes:
- a CDS encoding uncharacterized protein (EggNog:ENOG41), which produces MAQCPVLIMMHGGGHAHPKYFEALENKLQAKGFITVAGANPSNGAVNFTPGQSFYDDAAYWRDKMLSFIDNGQDVVVFMHSVATLLGIEAAKGLAKTDRAKAGKKGGVAHLIFLAGYLPNEGDNAFSFYDGSRATCPAMVEFSKLNGVDVGDLRPYHDYFYSDMNKEERDYWKQYMSYQAVEFFTLPVTHATWKDVPCSWIYTELDQVIPVDIQKQFILEAQQDAGIHIRTFSLQSGHSPFLNMPDKVVEIIQTVYTENEL; this is translated from the exons ATGGCACAATGCCCAGTCCTGATAATGATGCACGGCGGTGGCCACGCCCACCCGAAATACTTTGAGGCCTTGGAGAATAAACTACAAGCCAAAGGGTTCATTACCGTCGCTGGTGCTAATCCCTCAAACGGTGCCGTTAATTTCACGCCGGGCCAATCTTTCTACGACGACGCTGCTTACTGGAGAGACAAGATGCTGTCATTCATTGACAATGGGCAAGATGTGGTGGTATTTATGCACTCGGTTGCAACTCTGCTCGGGATCGAGGCTGCAAAGGGCCTTGCAAAAACAGACCGAGCAAAGGCTGGCAAAAAGGGAGGCGTCGCTCACCTCATATTCCTGGCTGGTTACTTGCCCAACGAAGGCGAtaatgccttttctttctatgATGGGTCGCGTGCAACTTGCCCTGCAATGGTGGAGTTTTCAAAG TTGAATGGAGTTGATGTCGGTGACCTCCGGCCATATCACGATTACTTTTACTCCGATATGAACAAAGAGGAGCGCGACTATTGGAAACAGTACATGAGCTATCAAGCAGTCGAATTCTTCACGCTGCCAGTAACTCATGCTACTTGGAAAGACGTGCCATGTAGCTGGATATACACCGAACTGGATCAAGTCATTCCTGTGGACATTCAAAAGCAATTCATTCTAGAAGCCCAGCAGGATGCGGGTATTCATATTCGGACGTTCAGTCTACAGTCTGGCCACTCACCATTTCTAAACATGCCTGACAAAGTGGTTGAGATTATCCAGACGGTATACACCGAAAATGAGCTGTAA
- a CDS encoding uncharacterized protein (EggNog:ENOG41~TransMembrane:14 (i32-50o70-89i101-121o127-148i160-182o188-209i229-248o260-277i298-320o332-357i364-381o393-413i425-449o504-522i)) — protein sequence MKTPISEENALAASNSASDDADTKSKNALRGWRFWAVFPAICVTSLLSAVESTVTSTALPFIVHQLNAGGVYVWFVNVFFLTGTAFLPLFGQMCDLFGRRWMMIGVVAMFALGSGISGGASNAAMMIAGRAIQGIGGGGINLMIELIVSDLVPLRQRGAYMGVVFAIFSLGTALGPFIGGAIVQNTSWRWVFFINLPIAGVALVLHVLFLRVNYDRQTAIAIKLKKIDYVGNGILMASVVAVLIALSWGGSKYAWSSYHILAPLLLGIAGMAVFHWYETMPWVKNPTLPSRVFTRRTPAAALMLAFINFMLLFWAIYFFPIYFQAVQRMSPIISGVALLPTVLLSVVTGIVAGVILTKTGRYRPLHIASFALITLGFGLFSRFNASTSRAEWIIVQCIPAIGLGFMMTANLPAVQADLPESDTALATGAFAFMRAYGSIWGISIPAAIFNAQFDSLLHLIDDVGIRDRLSNGKAYSYANAELINSFPDGPRAQVIEVYTRSLRLTWYVSLGFAVLGFLLCFVEKEIDLRQTLETDFGLESETKDAKKSNEKVTSL from the exons ATGAAGACGCCCATCTCTGAAGAAAATGCATTAGCTGCATCCAACTCTGCCTCAGACGACGCCGATACAAAGTCTAAAAACGCTCTTCGCGGCTGGAGATTCTGGGCCGTGTTCCCTGCCATCTGCGTAACATCTCTCTTGTCGGCCGTTGAGTCGACTGTAACTTCAACAGCGCTCCCATTCATCGTTCATCAGCTCAACGCTGGCGGCGTCTATGTTTGGTTTGtcaatgttttttttctcaccgG CACCGCTTTCCTACCGCTTTTCGGTCAGATGTGTGATCTTTTCGGCCGCCGATGGATGATGATTGGGGTAGTCGCCATGTTTGCTCTTGGAAGTGGTATAAGTGGCGGAGCTTCCAAtgcggccatgatgattgCTGGTCGCGCAATTCAGGGAAtcggcggtggaggcatcAACCTCATGATCGAGCTCATTGTCAGCGACTTGGTCCCCCTTCGCCAGCGAGGTGCATATATGGGAGTTGTCTTTGCTATCTTCTCTCTTGGCACTGCCCTTGGGCCTTTTATTGGCGGCGCCATTGTCCAAAACACATCGTGGCGATgggtcttcttcatcaacttGCCTATTGCTGGGGTTGCCCTGGTTCTGCATGTTCTATTTCTGCGAGTCAACTACGATCGCCAAACAGCCATTGCAATAaagctcaagaagattgaCTACGTGGGCAATGGAATACTCATGGCCAGCGTCGTGGCCGTCCTGATTGCCTTGTCCTGGGGCGGCTCAAAGTATGCCTGGTCTTCATACCATATCCTCGCCCCATTGCTGCTCGGAATTGCCGGCATGGCCGTGTTCCACTGGTACGAAACCATGCCGTGGGTGAAGAATCCGACGCTTCCATCACGAGTCTTCACTCGACGAACACCAGCTGCTGCCCTGATGCTTGCCTTTATCAACTTCATGCTGCTCTTTTGGGCGATTTATTTCTTTCCCATTTATTTCCAAGCAGTGCAGCGCATGTCGCCCATCATCTCCGGTGTTGCACTGCTTCCGACTGTTTTGCTTTCTGTTGTGACTGGCATTGTTGCCGGTGTCATCTTGACCAAGACTGGCCGATATCGTCCACTGCATATAGCCTCGTTCGCCTTGATTACTCTAGGCTTCGGTCTTTTTTCGCGTTTCAATGCTTCTACTTCGAGGGCAGAGTGGATCATTGTGCAGTGCATTCCTGCCATCGGCCTGGGTTTCATGATGACGGCCAACCTGCCCGCAGTTCAGGCCGATCTCCCAGAGTCCGATACAGCACTGGCTACGggagcttttgcttttatGAGGGCGTATGGTTCAATCTGGGGGATTTCAATtcccgccgccatcttcaatGCCCAATTCGACTCACTGCTCCATCTTATTGACGATGTCGGCATCCGCGACCGGCTCTCCAATGGAAAAGCTTACTCGTATGCAAACGCGGAactcatcaacagcttcccAGATGGACCTCGTGCCCAAGTGATCGAGGTATACACTCGCAGCCTCAGATTAACATGGTACGTTTCTCTCGGGTTCGCCGTGCTAGGATTTCTGCTATGCTTTGTTGAGAAGGAGATTGATCTACGGCAAACTCTAGAAACTGACTTCGGGCTTGAGTCTGAGACAAAGGATGCTAAGAAATCGAATGAAAAGGTTACAAGTCTTTAA
- a CDS encoding uncharacterized protein (EggNog:ENOG41), giving the protein MSVMLVHDRGIRRRACGRCHRQKLACRRSNNSESCLRCVRANVACVSGPLRPPYRATPSYMAAQQPVEAPPWTQNNGASIALDPDDAQFREDADKQTSCWSTNLFHIHPELDTTVDFAPEQPLCEGFASVQGLTSPGLSTILGLHDDNIERQQEPDADISGSITPPKEGDLMAWIAKISQLNIGLHQNLHSIPPIGVWQECWTNPAGPNAARLNDEKDLAIDRTLQLSHQYVQVMNHVFSYFHSTDKIKENVSATLSPLGDPPQLLVLSCYSCLIETYDKILQHIEACAKIRLEMDASVAEAYTPIALPGLNIGTFEIAPSSTLKVVILLHIMEAMMAQVRRLVSEMTKPSDENGTMSGGLTAKTGNDNDPTSITRVSMQGIRAKEKAIVELINTVRDLAAQCKIL; this is encoded by the exons ATGTCTGTGATGCTGGTTCACGATCGTGGCATCCGTCGTCGAGCCTGTGGACGCTGCCATCGGCAAAAGCTGGCCTGTCgtcgcagcaacaacagcgaAAGCTGCCTGCGTTGCGTGCGAGCAAATGTTGCCTGCGTATCTGGCCCATTGCGCCCACCTTATCGCGCCACTCCATCCTATATGGCGGCGCAGCAGCCAGTTGAAGCGCCACCTTGGACGCAAAACAATGGAGCTTCTATAGCCTTGG ATCCGGATGACGCTCAATTcagagaagatgcagataAGCAGACCAGTTGCTGGTCTACCAATTTGTTCCATATCCATCCAGAGCTAGATACGACCGTGGACTTTGCTCCAGAGCAGCCTCTCTGCGAAGGCTTTGCCTCTGTCCAAGGTCTAACCAGTCCCGGTCTCAGTACTATTCTTGGCCTGCACGATGATAATATTGAGCGCCAGCAAGAGCCAGATGCAGATATAAGCGGCAGCATTACACCACCAAAAGAAGGCGACCTCATGGCGTGGATTGCCAAAATCTCCCAGCTCAATATTGGATTGCACCAAAATCTGCATTCTATTCCTCCCATTGGAGTTTGGCAGGAGTGCTGGACAAATCCAGCTGGCCCAAACGCAGCTCGGCTAAATGATGAAAAGGATTTGGCCATTGATCGGACTTTGCAGCTCTCCCACCAATATGTCCAAGTGATGAACCACGTCTTCTCATATTTTCACTCCACTGACAAGATTAAAGAAAATGTTTCAGCCACCTTGTCACCATTAGGCGATCCCCCTCAGCTCCTTGTTTTGTCCTGTTATTCTTGTCTTATTGAAACATATGACAAGATTCTGCAGCACATCGAGGCATGTGCTAAAATACGGCTTGAAATGGATGCCAGTGTTGCCGAGGCTTATACCCCAATTGCACTGCCGGGTCTCAACATTGGAACATTTGAGATTGCGCCGTCGTCAACCTTGAAAGTTGTTATTCTCTTACACATCATGGAGGCGATGATGGCTCAAGTTCGGCGCCTAGTGAGCGAGATGACCAAGCCGTCGGATGAAAATGGAACAATGAGTGGCGGTTTAACAGCCAAGACTGGAAATGACAACGATCCAACCAGTATAACACGAGTATCGATGCAGGGGATCCGtgccaaagaaaaggccatcgTGGAACTCATCAACACTGTGAGGGATCTTGCAGCACAGTGCAAAATTCTCTGA
- a CDS encoding uncharacterized protein (EggNog:ENOG41~CAZy:GH55~SECRETED:SignalP(1-24)): MGFIRSAVLSALALAAACHGLATAEPVVEKRASSYWYENIAHQGIAPFAPSGYSVYRNVKDYGAKGDGVTDDTAAINNAILSGGRCGRLCTSSTLTPAVVYFPAGTYVISTPIIDQYYTNIIGDPTNLPTIKATAGFNGIALIDGDTYYGDNNPNNPNWISTNVFYRQVRNFKLDMTAMPASAPKTYAIHWPTAQATSLQNIQITMSTASGNQQVGLFVENGSAGFLTDLTINGGLIGAAIGNQQYTMRNLVFNNCGTAIVSGFDWEWVYQGITINNCGVGLDMTAAESITLIDSSITGTPVGIKTSFGTNATLPTLNSLIIENLALSNVPVAIQSSSGATILAGGTTTIAGWGQGHEYTPNGPTTFQGSITPNSRPSSLLSGSKYYTRSKPQYETLPLSSFKSVRSAGATGNAVTDDTAALQSIINSATAAGQVVYFDAGIYRITSTLQIPPGAKIVGEEYPIIMSSGSFFNDQNNPKPVVQVGTPGQTGQVEWSDMIVSTQGTQAGAVLIEWNLATSGTPSGMWDVHTRIGGFKGSNLQVAQCPVTASSSAVNTACIGAYMSMHITASASNLYLENNWLWTADHDIDDSSNTQLTIFSGRGLYVESTAGTFWFVGTAVEHHTFYQYQFASTQNIYAGVIQTETPYYQPNPNAPTPFTVNSAINDPVFPTTCPSPGRCADAWGLRIVSSKNIFIYAAGLYSFFINNDGTTTCDVALGPENCQNNIFDLEGTLSNINVYNLGTVGVVNQISQNGNTLATSQSNVNGFADVIALFRLASGSGGVTPPPSSTTSARSTTFSTITTSSPPKVTGWNFLGCYSDNTTGRTLGNQVQVAGGASAMSVEACETACKAAGYTIAGVEYSGECWCDTKFQNGGGPASDGSAQCTMTCSGAPQETCGGPNRLDVYSLATATGSASPPASTGWNFRGCYTDSVNARALTAEGVPNGPASMTIEACQSVCKGLGFTLAGLEYADECYCGNSLANGNTIAPDGNAGCNMACAGNAAETCGGSNRLDVYSYGQANGTQPL; the protein is encoded by the exons ATGGGGTTCATACGTTCCGCCGTGCTTTCGGCCCTCGCGCTTGCTGCGGCCTGTCACGGCCTGGCCACGGCTGAGCCCGTTGTGGAAAAGCGAGCGTCCAGCTATTGGTATGAAAACATTGCCCATCAGGGAATTGCACCATTTGCCCCCAGCGGCTACTCGGTTTACCGCAACGTCAAGGACTACGGCGCAAAGG GTGATGGCGTTACTGATGATACGGCGGCAATCAACAATGCCATTCTGTCGGGAGGCCGATGTGGCAGACTCTGCACATCCAGCACTCTAACCCCAGCAGTGGTTTACTTTCCCGCGGGAACGTACGTGATCTCAACGCCCATCATTGATCAGTACTACACCAACATCATTGGAGACCCAACCAATCTCCCAACCATCAAGGCTACCGCGGGCTTCAACGGCATTGCCCTGATTGACGGCGACACTTACTATGGCGACAACAACCCCAACAACCCCAACTGGATTTCGACAAACGTCTTTTACCGACAAGTGCGCAACTTCAAGCTTGAcatgacggcgatgccagcTTCGGCACCCAAGACGTATGCTATTCACTGGCCCACGGCACAGGCGACGAGCTTGCAGAACATTCAGATTACGATGAGCACGGCGTCTGGCAACCAACAAGTTGGTCTCTTCGTCGAGAACG GATCTGCTGGATTCCTCACTGATCTGACCATCAACGGTGGCTTGATTGGTGCCGCCATTGGCAACCAGCAGTACACGATGCGCAACCTGGTCTTCAACAACTGCGGCACCGCCATCGTCAGCGGCTTCGACTGGGAGTGGGTGTACCAgggcatcaccatcaacaactGCGGCGTGGGCCTCGACATGACGGCCGCCGAGTCCATCACGCTCATCGACAGCTCCATCACCGGGACGCCCGTTGGAATCAAGACCAGCTTCGGCACAAATGCGACGCTCCCTACGTTGAACAGCCTCATCATTGAGAATCTGGCGCTCAGCAACGTCCCGGTGGCCATCCAGTCGTCGAGCGGCGCTACCATTCTGGCCGGAGGAACCACGACAATTGCTGGCTGGGGTCAAGGACATGAATATACGCCCAATGGCCCAACTACCTTCCAGGGCAGCATTACGCCAAACTCGCGTCCCTCGTCGCTGCTGAGCGGATCCAAGTATTACACGCGTTCAAAGCCGCAGTATGAGACGCTGCCACTTTCCTCGTTCAAGAGCGTCCGATCTGCTGGAGCTACCG GTAATGCCGTCACGGACGACACCGCCGCTCTGCAAAGCATCATCAACAGCGCCACCGCCGCTGGCCAAGTTGTCTACTTTGATGCTGGTATCTACCGCATCACCAGCACGCTCCAAATCCCTCCCGGCGCCAAGATTGTTGGAGAAGAATACCCCATCATCATGTCTTCTggaagcttcttcaacgaCCAAAACAACCCGAAGCCCGTGGTCCAAGTTGGCACACCCGGCCAGACTGGACAGGTCGAGTGGTCAGACATGATTGTGTCTACTCAAGGCACCCAGGCTGGAGCTGTCCTCATCGAGTGGAACTTGGCCACCTCTGGAACTCCCAGCGGCATGTGGGATGTGCACACGAGAATCGGTGGCTTCAAGGGATCAAACCTGCAAGTTGCGCAATGCCCCGTTACTGCGAGCAGCTCGGCTGTGAACACGGCTTGCATTGGAGCGTACATGTCCATGCACATTactgccagcgccagcaaccTGTATTTGGAGAAT AACTGGCTCTGGACTGCGGACCACGATATTGACGACTCAAGCAACACGCAGCTCACAATCTTCAGCGGCAGGGGCCTGTACGTTGAAAGCACAGCAGGAACATTCTGGTT CGTTGGAACGGCTGTTGAGCACCACACCTTTTACCAGTATCAGTTTGCCAGCACACAGAACATCTATGCCGGCGTCATTCAGACAGAGACACC ATACTACCAGCCAAATCCCAATGCCCCAACGCCCTTCACCGTCAACTCAGCTATCAACGATCCCGTCTTTCCCACCACTTGTCCCAGCCCTGGCCGCTGCGCTGATGCTTGGGGCCTGCGAATCGTTAGCTCAAAgaacatcttcatctacgCCGCCGGCTTGTATTCGTtcttcatcaacaacgaCGGCACCACTA CTTGTGACGTGGCTCTTGGCCCGGAAAACTGCCAGAACAACATCTTCGACCTCGAAGGCACGCTGTCCAACATCAACGTCTACAACCTGGGAACCGTGGGCGTCGTCAACCAAATCTCGCAAAACGGAAACACGCTTGCAACCTCTCAGTCCAACGTCAACGGTTTTGCTGATGTCATTGCCCTCTTCCGACTTGCCTCTGGCAGTGGAGGCGTGACTCCTCCCCCTTCCAGCACAACCTCTGCGAGATCCACGACTTTTTCGAcaatcaccaccagctcaCCGCCAAAGGTCACTGGATGGAACTTTTTGGGATGCTACTCCGACAACACCACCGGCCGAACTTTGGGCAACCAGGTCCAGGTCGCGGGAGGTGCATCCGCCATGTCGGTTGAGGCTTGTGAGACAGCCTGCAAAGCTGCCGGATACACCATTGCAGGTGTCGAATACTCGGGAGAGTGCT GGTGTGACACCAAGTTCCAGAACGGAGGCGGCCCTGCCTCTGATGGAAGCGCCCAATGCACCATGACCTGCAGCGGTGCGCCACAGGAGACTTGCGGAGGCCCGAACCGCCTCGATGTTTACAGCTTGGCGACTGCCACTGGAAGTGCTTCGCCTCCAGCATCTACCGGATGGAACTTTAGGGGATGTTACACCGACAGCGTCAATGCCCGCGCCTTGACTGCCGAGGGTGTTCCCAACGGTCCCGCGTCAATGACTATTGAGGCGTGTCAAAGCGTGTGCAAAGGCCTGGGCTTCACCCTTGCAGGTCTCGAGTATGCCGATGAGTGCT ACTGCGGAAACAGCCTTGCCAACGGAAACACCATTGCTCCGGATGGAAATGCCGGGTGCAACATGGCTTGTGCCGGCAATGCTGCTGAAACATGCGGTGGTTCCAACAGACTGGATGTTTACAGCTATGGCCAGGCTAATGGAACTCAGCCACTGTAA
- a CDS encoding uncharacterized protein (CAZy:GH15~SECRETED:SignalP(1-19)~CAZy:CBM20), whose product MLSLKSFVVGCCALQVVNAVPRLRESRHEFDIVKRSASSFLETEVPLALADLLCNIGSAGSCAAGANSGIVIASPSKTNPDYFYTWTRDSALVFKCIVDTFVNSYSASLQTEIENYINAQAIVQGISNPSGSLSNSGTGLGEPKFNVDETAFTGAWGRPQRDGPALRAIALITYSKWLINNGYQSTANSIVWPIIQNDISYVAQYWNQTGFDLWEEVNGSSFFTVANQHRALVEASALATSLGKSLPNASSQAAQALCFLQSFWSSSQGYIVANINQNNGRSGKDANTLLGSIHTFDPEGNCDASTFQPCSDRALANHKVVVDSFRSIYTINNGIPAGTAAAVGRYPEDSYQGGNPWYLNTLAAAELLYDALYQWKRIGAITVTSTSLAFFKDLDSSITVGTYSSSSSTYTTLYNAVSNYADGFVNNVATYAPSNGSLAEQYNRNNGQPLSAYDLTWSYAALLTAAARRSGVVPYSWGETSASSVPSVCSYTSAVGSYSSASTGSWPPNQTPTDGSGSTTSKSTSVTASSTSTSASSTAVATSPVTVTFDEIVTTIFGQTIKIAGNVPALGNWNTNNAVALSADGYTSSNHLWNVGISFAPGTVIQYKYINVASNGDVTWEADPNHTYTVPATGATAVTVNNSWQS is encoded by the exons ATGTTGTCTCTCAAATCCTTCGTCGTTGGATGCTGTGCGCTGCAAGTTGTCAACGCTGTGCCCAGACTCCGCGAGAGTCGCCACGAATTCGACATTGTGAAGAGATCTGCGAGCTCATTCCTCGAGACAGAAGTTCCGCTTGCGCTGGCCGATTTGTTGTGCAATATCGGATCAGCGGGTAGCTGTGCCGCAGGAGCCAACTCGGGCATCGTAATAGCGAGTCCATCCAAGACGAATCCAGACT ACTTTTATACCTGGACTCGCGACTCGGCACTGGTCTTCAAATGCATCGTCGACACCTTTGTCAACTCCTACTCAGCCTCGCTGCAGACTGAGATTGAGAACTACATCAATGCCCAAGCAATAGTGCAAGGCATATCCAATCCTTCGGGCAGCCTGTCCAACAGCGGCACAGGCCTTGGTGAGCCAAAGTTTAATGTTGACGAAACAGCCTTCACCGGAGCTTGGGGGCGTCCTCAGAGAGACGGACCTGCGCTTCGAGCCATAGCCTTGATCACTTACTCAAAGTGGCTGATTAACAATGGATACCAGTCCACTGCCAATTCGATTGTGTGGCCTATAATTCAGAACGACATTAGCTACGTGGCGCAATACTG GAACCAGACTGGCTTCGATCTCTGGGAGGAAGTCAatggctccagcttctttaCCGTTGCCAACCAACATCGCGCTCTTGTCGAAGCCAGTGCGTTGGCTACTAGTCTTGGCAAGTCTCTTCCGAATGCCTCAAGTCAAGCTGCTCAGGCGCTTTGCTTTCTGCAAAGCTTCTGGAGCTCGTCTCAGGGCTACATTGTAGCCAACATCAACCAAAACAACGGCAGGTCTGGCAAGGATGCCAACACACTTTTGGGCTCTATTCACACATTTGACCCTGAAGGAAACTGTGATGCAAGCACATTCCAGCC ATGCTCTGACCGGGCTCTGGCGAATCACAAGGTTGTTGTGGACTCTTTTCGCAGCATTTACACCATCAACAATGGCATTCCCGCGggcactgctgctgccgttggcCGTTACCCAGAAGACTCTTACCAGGGCGGTAATCCGTGGTATCTAAACACacttgccgctgccgagcTTCTCTACGATGCCCTCTATCAGTGGAAGCGAATTGGAGCCATCACCGTTACCTCAACGTCCCTtgccttcttcaaagacttGGACTCTTCCATCACTGTTGGAACATacagctcctcttcttcaacttACACTACTTTATACAACGCCGTCTCCAACTATGCTGATGGGTTCGTGAACAATGTTGCTACTTACGCACCGTCCAATGGATCATTGGCAGAGCAGTACAATCGAAACAATGGACAGCCGCTCTCAGCATACGACTTGACGTGGTCATACGCGGCGCTACTGACGGCTGCGGCCCGACGATCTGGCGTTGTCCCGTATTCGTGGGGAGAAACATCCGCATCCAGCGTTCCGTCAGTGTGCTCTTATACATCCGCCGTGGGTTCCTATTCATCAGCCTCGACAGGATCCTGGCCGCCCAACCAGACGCCTACCGATGGCTCAGGCTCAACCACGAGCAAATCTACTTCAGTTACTGCGTCAAGCACATCCACGTCTGCAAGCTCTACGGCAGTCGCAACAAGTCCCGTCACTGTGACTTTTGACGAGATTGTCACAACCATTTTCGGCCAGACCATCAAGATTGCAGGAAACGTCCCGGCTCTCGGGAACTGGAATACGAATAACGCGGTTGCGCTGTCCGCCGATGGCTATACGTCTTCGAACCATCTGTGGAATGTAGGCATCTCATTTGCTCCAGGGACGGTGATTcagtacaagtatatcaACGTGGCCTCGAACGGCGATGTGACGTGGGAAGCTGACCCCAATCACACGTACACTGTGCCGGCAACGGGTGCGACGGCTGTGACGGTGAACAACTCGTGGCAGTCGTAG
- a CDS encoding uncharacterized protein (EggNog:ENOG41~TransMembrane:12 (i46-63o75-96i128-152o172-192i199-220o240-261i282-307o333-354i385-409o415-433i453-472o484-503i)), which yields MSIDDKENPEVVGTALGNNDDVDKKGTAADRADMYRMGKTQEMRRNFRFLSIFGFSMILMASWEFSLSVSTIGLVNGGTAGLIWMFFVCWIGFLLVNTTMAEMASMAPTTGGQYHWVSEFSPPQHQKFISYLMGWMCVLGWQTSCASSAFIAGTQIQGLVVLNYPDYVPKPWHGTLITIAVAAFSVLFNTFLARKLPIIESLILVIHVFAFFGILVTLWVLSPRADAKAVFTEFSDGGGWGSLGGSALVGILAGILPLLGADAAVHMSEELRDAGRSLPQSMILTTVFNGAFGWIMVITFCFCLGDLGEVLESPTGYPFMQVFYNSTQSTSSATAMSVFIVAMTVFSNLTMVATSSRQLYAFARDQAVPFSPWFSKIREGWEVPLNAIITTFLVSALLSLINIGSAVALNSITSLATVSLLSSYIVSTGCMIWRRWTNSPLLPSKFSLGRWGLGINIASEAFLVLIFVLSFMPGNPNPTAAQMNWNIVIYGGVTIFSLAYYFFRGNRRYDGPVTYVRTLDQYEARDRFEGK from the exons ATGTCAATTGACGACAAAGAGAACCCCGAAGTCGTTGGCACCGCCCTCGGAAACAACGACGATGTCGACAAGAAAGGAACCGCGGCCGATCGCGCGGACATGTACCGCATGGGCAAGACTCAGGAAATGAGG AGAAACTTTCGCTTTCTGTCCATATTTGGCTTTTCCATGATTCTAATGGCATCGTGGGAGTTTTCTCTGAG TGTCTCTACCATCGGCCTTGTCAACGGCGGCACTGCCGGCCTCATCTGGATGTTCTTTGTCTGCTGGATCGGCTTCCTCTTGGTAAACACTACAATGGCCGAAATGGCTTCAAT GGCTCCCACAACTGGAGGGCAATATCACTGGGTCTCCGAATTCTCCCCGCCGCAACACCAAAAGTTCATCAGCTACCTCATGGGATGGATGTGCGTGCTTGGCTGGCAGACTTCATGTGCCTCGTCGGCGTTTATTGCCGGCACGCAGATCCAGGGCCTCGTTGTGCTCAACTACCCCGACTATGTGCCTAAGCCCTGGCACGGCACCCTCATCACGATAGCTGTTGCTGCCTTTTCCGTGCTGTTCAATACCTTTCTTGCGAGAAAGCTGCCAATTATCGAGTCTCTCATCCTTGTTATCCacgtctttgcctttttcggCATTCTCGTCACTCTCTGGGTTCTCTCACCACGAGCAGACGCCAAAGCTGTCTTTACAGAGTTTAGCGATGGTGGAGGCTGGGGCAGCCTGGGAGGTTCAGCCCTCGTGGGAATCCTTGCGGGtattttgcctcttctaggcgcagatgctgctgttcaTATGTCCGAGGAGCTGCGTGATGCCGGTCGTTCACTGCCGCAGTCCATGATTTTGACCACCGTCTTCAATGGCGCGTTCGGATGGATCATGGTCATcaccttttgcttttgcctggGGGATCTCGGCGAAGTGCTTGAGTCTCCCACTGGCTACCCATTCATGCAGGTTTTCTATAACTCGACACAATCGACGAGCAGTGCAACTGCCATGTCAGTCTTTATTGTGGCCATGACGGTCTTCTCCAACTTGACCATGGTGGCTACTTCATCGCGTCAGCTCTATGCATTTGCGCGAGACCAGGCTGTGCCCTTTAGCCCATGGTTCTCCAAGATTAGAGAGGGATGGGAGGTACCCCTCAATGCCATTATCACGACTTTTCTAGTTTCCGCTCTGCTCTCCCTCATCAACATCGGCTCGGCTGTAGCCTTGAACTCCATCACCTCTCTGGCAACTGTCTCGCTCTTGTCCAGCTACATCGTTTCAACCGGCTGCATGATCTGGCGACGATGGACAAATAGCCCGCTTCTGCCGTCCAAGTTTAGCCTCGGCCGATGGGGCCTTGGCATCAACATTGCTTCCGAGGCCTTTCTCGTCCTCATTTTCGTCTTGTCGTTTATGCCTGGCAATCCCAACCCGACGGCGGCTCAGATGAACTGGAATATCGTCATATATGGTGGCGTCACCATATTCTCTTTGGCATACTACTTTTTCCGTGGGAATCGCCGTTATGACGGTCCAGTTACCTACGTCAGAACGCTTGATCAGTATGAAGCACGGGATCGGTTTGAAGGTAAATAG